In Candidatus Delongbacteria bacterium, the following are encoded in one genomic region:
- a CDS encoding class I SAM-dependent rRNA methyltransferase, whose product MYSRTIKLNKGRDESIKRFHPWIFSGAIKSIDKDISEGELVRVVDHSGNILCHGYYQIGSISVRILTFDDTIINYDLIESRIKAAWDMRISLGLTSSENTNVFRLIYAEGDNLPGLIADYYNGNIVLQFHTVGMFLLREQIVKGLKSVLGEKCKSIYDKSSGTLPYKAEVKADDGFLYGQLEESEVLEYGLKFSVDWINGQKTGFFVDQRENRKLLEKYSSGKKVLNMFCYTGGFSFYAMNGGADQVTSVDISEKAIEGTIKNVELNFPNDKRHEAFVSDAFDYLRDNAEKYDIIVLDPPAFAKHRDSLKQALVGYRRLNKLAISKIKKGGIIFTFSCSQVVDRVSFRNTIFTAAAQTGRSIKIIEQMTQCADHPVNIYHPEGEYLKGLVLYVD is encoded by the coding sequence TTGTATTCCAGAACAATCAAATTGAATAAGGGCAGAGATGAATCAATAAAAAGATTCCATCCATGGATTTTTAGCGGTGCAATTAAATCTATAGATAAAGATATTTCAGAAGGTGAACTTGTAAGAGTAGTAGACCATAGCGGAAATATTTTGTGTCATGGCTATTACCAGATTGGCTCAATAAGTGTAAGAATTTTAACTTTTGATGATACAATTATCAATTACGATCTAATTGAATCTAGAATTAAAGCAGCTTGGGATATGCGGATCTCTCTGGGTTTAACCAGCTCTGAAAATACAAATGTTTTTAGACTTATCTATGCAGAAGGCGATAATCTTCCTGGCTTAATTGCTGATTATTATAACGGCAACATTGTTCTTCAATTTCATACTGTCGGAATGTTCCTATTGAGAGAACAAATAGTTAAAGGTTTAAAATCTGTTCTTGGTGAAAAATGCAAATCTATTTATGATAAAAGTAGTGGAACTCTTCCCTACAAAGCTGAAGTAAAAGCTGACGATGGTTTCCTTTATGGACAGTTGGAAGAATCAGAAGTTCTCGAGTATGGTTTAAAATTTTCAGTTGATTGGATAAATGGTCAAAAAACAGGATTTTTTGTTGATCAAAGAGAAAATAGAAAATTACTTGAGAAATATTCAAGTGGGAAAAAAGTACTGAACATGTTTTGCTATACTGGAGGCTTTTCCTTCTACGCAATGAATGGCGGTGCAGATCAAGTTACATCGGTTGATATATCTGAAAAAGCAATCGAAGGGACCATAAAAAATGTTGAATTAAATTTCCCCAATGATAAAAGACACGAAGCATTCGTTAGTGATGCATTTGACTACCTAAGAGATAATGCAGAAAAATATGATATTATTGTACTTGATCCACCGGCCTTTGCAAAGCACAGGGATTCGCTAAAACAAGCATTGGTTGGATATAGAAGACTGAATAAGCTTGCCATTTCTAAAATAAAAAAGGGCGGCATCATTTTCACATTTTCTTGTTCTCAAGTTGTAGATAGAGTTTCATTTAGAAATACTATTTTTACAGCTGCTGCTCAAACAGGGAGGAGCATAAAAATTATTGAACAGATGACTCAGTGTGCAGATCACCCTGTAAATATTTATCACCCTGAAGGCGAGTATCTTAAAGGACTCGTTCTCTATGTAGATTAG